ACAAGATATTGGAAAAAGAGGGGCTAAGCAGCATGCCCGCCACCAGATAGCCGCTGATCCGGGGCAGATTGATGGCGTTAGCGGCCCGGCCTCCCCAATAACCTAGAATCAGCAATAGACCTACCGCCAGTAAGGGATGGCTGATCATTGAAGCGCCTTTTCTCTCTTCTTGAGCCACAACTCCAAGAGGTCCAGGATATCGAGGTCAGCAATGACCCGGCCCTGCTGATCCAGGACCGGCAAGTCCCGGATATTACGTTCAATCATTCGGGCTAACACCTCGTGGAGGGTTTCCTGCTCCTGACAGCTGCTGATGTCGGGGTCCATTACATCTTCGGCCTTTTCCGAGGTGAAAAGTTCGGTAATATGTTCACTGACTACCATGATGTCACTGACTCGATCGGACAGATAAAATCGGAAGATCACATCCTTAAGCACATCCAATGATATCGCACCTATGAGCTTCCCCTCCCCATCAACTACATAGACCATCCGCCGCCGGTGCCCTTTGACCATGGCCCGGACTACATCCTTCAAGGAAGCTCCTGGTGTGACTACCCCAAGTTGGGCCTGATGACCCAAAGAACTCAGAAATTCCCTGACCGTTATCCGTTCCACTCGCTCTCCCCCGTCAAATGATCATATCCGCCATCCTGGCTCGGAGACAAATCAGCTTTTTTTTTATACACTAAATCCGCTGTTGGTGCCTAACACATTTTAGCAACCGGCTGGACGCTGGGGTTCTTCTATCCTGGTCTCTAAGGTGGCAAGCCGGAAGGTTATCCTCCACGTCATCAAAGTTCCTAAAGGCCTTATTGGCCAAATGTTTTTTCCGCAGGGCTTCCGAGATATGTTCGGCAGGATTTAACTAGGGCTGCGGAGCGCAAGTTTGATCAGTCTTAGGTTTTCCGGAACCTGCAATTTCTGGGAAACGTGCCAACCTACTCGTTGCTCCTCAGCTGCAAAGATATTATCTTCCCAGAATCTCTTGACAGAATCCCCCGTTGTCCTTTATATTTGTATCTGAATCTCAATAAATTAAAAATTCATATGAAATCTGAGTTGGAAATCTTCAAGGAGTACATCCGGGGACGGGGGTTGCGGCAAACCCCGGAGCGGGAAAAGATCCTGCAGGAAATCGCCGCTATCCAGGGACATTTTGATGTGGATGGCCTGTATCTTCGCCTCCGGCGTCAGGGGATCAAGGTTTCCAAGGCCTCTATTTATCGAACCCTGCCGCTGCTGTTGGATTGCGGATTGATCCGCGAAGTCGATTTCACCGATGGTCATTGGCATTATGAGTCCATCTATGGTCAGCCCCATCATTGCCACCTGCGCTGTCTGAATTGCGGGGCTATTGTCGAATTCGAGGATCCCTTGCTCACCTGTGTGGAGCAGAAACTGGCCTGGCGGTTCGGCTACCATATCAAAACCCACAACCTGGAGGTTCAAGGTATTTGCCCCAAGTGTCAGGAAAAGTGGATAACCGGCAATGACGGCTAATGATTAGAGAACCCGAACCGAAGCGGAGCAGATTTTAAGCAACCGCTTCGGTCCTGTCGAAAGGCGGCCGATATATTTATTAGTTGAGCGTTTTCCTTAGGCAATTAGATAGAAACTTGTTGAGCAGGGAGTCCTCCCTGCTTTTTTATGCCCCAAACCTGGTGACCGGGGCTAAAAAGTTCAAAGGCGGCTGCCGGGCGGCAATCTTCTCTTCTGGAAATTGTCGAATTCTGCTATCATGGAAGAAATACTCTATTTGCTTGGCTAGGCTATCGCGGTGACGTCAACTTTCCCGGAACCCTCGGATCATCATGATTTAGCCACTTTGACCGGACAGGTGGAGCGGATCAGTTATACGCATCCGGTAAGCCACTTTACCGTGGCCCGCCTCAAGACCAGGGACCGTCCGGACTTGGTTACGGTGGTAGGGCGGCTTACCGGCATCCAGGCAGGGGAACAGGTGCGCCTCAAGGGTCGTTGGGTCTTTCACCCCCGCTTTGGTGAGCAGTTTCAGGTAGTCTGGTGGACCTCGGTGGTTCCGGCGACCGCTACCGGAATACAAAAATATTTGGCCTCGGGCTTTATTCACGGCATCGGGCCAGAGCTGGCCAGGCGTCTGGTCAAACACTTCGGCGACCAGACCCTCGAGGTCATCGATAATGCCCCCCAACGATTACAGGAAGTAGAGGGTATTGGCAGCAAACGGGCCGCCCAGATCCAGGCGGCCTGGGAAACCCAAAAAGACATCCGCGAGGTTATGCTGTTTCTCCAGGAGCATGGGGTGGGGGTGGCCTATGCCACTAAGATCTACAAACAATATGGTTCTCAGGCCATTCAGGTGGTCAGTGCCAACCCCTATCAATTGGCTACCGACGTTTATGGCATCGGCTTTCTCACTGCTGATCGTCTTGCCGCCCGCCTCAACATCGATCGCCAGTCCCCGCTCCGCTTGGCTGCCGGTCTCATCTATACCCTGGACCAACTGGCTTTGCAGGGGCATGTCTATGCTCCCCGCCAACTTTTGATTGATAAGGCCCAAGAGTTATTGGAAGCCGAAGCTCCGCCCCTGGAGGCAGCCTTGGAAAGCCAGGCGCAAACAGGCCACCTGGTGATTGAGTCTTGGGAAGGTGGAGAGGAACGCATCTACCGCAGACCCTTTTTTGTGGCCGAAACCGGCATTGCCCATTTGCTGGCCCGGC
This genomic window from Deltaproteobacteria bacterium contains:
- a CDS encoding CBS domain-containing protein — its product is MERITVREFLSSLGHQAQLGVVTPGASLKDVVRAMVKGHRRRMVYVVDGEGKLIGAISLDVLKDVIFRFYLSDRVSDIMVVSEHITELFTSEKAEDVMDPDISSCQEQETLHEVLARMIERNIRDLPVLDQQGRVIADLDILDLLELWLKKREKALQ
- a CDS encoding transcriptional repressor codes for the protein MEIFKEYIRGRGLRQTPEREKILQEIAAIQGHFDVDGLYLRLRRQGIKVSKASIYRTLPLLLDCGLIREVDFTDGHWHYESIYGQPHHCHLRCLNCGAIVEFEDPLLTCVEQKLAWRFGYHIKTHNLEVQGICPKCQEKWITGNDG